The Setaria italica strain Yugu1 chromosome IX, Setaria_italica_v2.0, whole genome shotgun sequence genome has a window encoding:
- the LOC101758244 gene encoding palmitoyl-acyl carrier protein thioesterase, chloroplastic isoform X2 yields the protein MAAAPRHLHLDDVPCVAARTSPPHCSGRWPAEVPKQMGTSKEDSRLRPSQSAAGNTIGLMLALAFGFGRIIHDGLMFRQNFSIRSYEIVADRTTSIETLMNHLQTAGLLDDGFGSTPEMSKRNLLWVVSQMQAIVERYPCWLTFCSD from the exons ATGGCGGCAGCACCTCGACATCTCCACCTGGACGACGTCCCCTGTGTGGCGGCCCGTACTTCCCCTCCTCACTGCTCGGGACGATGGCCAGCAGAGGTCCCTAAGCAAATGGGAACCAGCAAAGAGGACAGCCGCCTCCGACCAAGCCAGTCCGCCGCCGGCAACACCATTGGGCTCATGTTGGCTTTGGCGTTTGGCTTCGGCCGGATCATACATGATGGGCTCATGTTCAGGCAGAACTTCTCCATTAGGTCCTATGAGATTGTGGCAGATAGGACAACGTCTATAGAGACACTGATGAACCATTTGCAG ACTGCTGGGCTGCTAGATGATGGATTCGGCTCCACACCAGAGATGAGTAAACGAAACTTGTTATGGGTGGTTAGCCAAATGCAGGCCATTGTTGAGCGTTATCCATGCTG GTTGACATTTTGCTCTGATTAA
- the LOC101758244 gene encoding palmitoyl-acyl carrier protein thioesterase, chloroplastic isoform X1, giving the protein MAAAPRHLHLDDVPCVAARTSPPHCSGRWPAEVPKQMGTSKEDSRLRPSQSAAGNTIGLMLALAFGFGRIIHDGLMFRQNFSIRSYEIVADRTTSIETLMNHLQETAPNHVKTAGLLDDGFGSTPEMSKRNLLWVVSQMQAIVERYPCWLTFCSD; this is encoded by the exons ATGGCGGCAGCACCTCGACATCTCCACCTGGACGACGTCCCCTGTGTGGCGGCCCGTACTTCCCCTCCTCACTGCTCGGGACGATGGCCAGCAGAGGTCCCTAAGCAAATGGGAACCAGCAAAGAGGACAGCCGCCTCCGACCAAGCCAGTCCGCCGCCGGCAACACCATTGGGCTCATGTTGGCTTTGGCGTTTGGCTTCGGCCGGATCATACATGATGGGCTCATGTTCAGGCAGAACTTCTCCATTAGGTCCTATGAGATTGTGGCAGATAGGACAACGTCTATAGAGACACTGATGAACCATTTGCAG GAAACTGCACCTAATCATGTGAAGACTGCTGGGCTGCTAGATGATGGATTCGGCTCCACACCAGAGATGAGTAAACGAAACTTGTTATGGGTGGTTAGCCAAATGCAGGCCATTGTTGAGCGTTATCCATGCTG GTTGACATTTTGCTCTGATTAA